From Rubripirellula reticaptiva, the proteins below share one genomic window:
- a CDS encoding FKBP-type peptidyl-prolyl cis-trans isomerase, whose translation MMVPGCRSAAKFGPDQTPTAASAFAPSAQWKPTTFTDAPELQAGAGPMDAEIASEFSATDSGLKYRVLRNSEAKKPTASDTVTVNYRGWLDGGKVFDSSYERGEPTTFPLRNVIAGWTEGMQLIGQGGMIELWVPSRLGYGEAGSPGSIPAHSDLHFVVELVDVE comes from the coding sequence ATGATGGTTCCGGGATGTCGCTCCGCCGCGAAATTCGGCCCGGACCAAACTCCCACGGCGGCATCCGCGTTTGCTCCATCCGCCCAATGGAAACCGACCACGTTTACCGACGCGCCCGAACTTCAAGCCGGCGCGGGGCCGATGGATGCGGAAATCGCGTCAGAGTTCTCGGCAACGGATTCAGGACTGAAGTATCGCGTTCTGCGAAACTCCGAAGCTAAGAAACCGACGGCCAGCGACACGGTAACCGTCAACTATCGCGGCTGGCTCGATGGTGGAAAAGTGTTCGATAGTTCCTACGAGCGAGGTGAACCAACAACTTTTCCCTTGCGAAATGTTATCGCCGGCTGGACCGAAGGCATGCAACTCATCGGCCAAGGTGGAATGATCGAATTGTGGGTGCCTTCAAGGCTCGGCTACGGCGAAGCCGGTTCGCCAGGCTCCATCCCTGCACACTCGGATCTTCACTTCGTCGTTGAACTCGTGGACGTCGAATAG